One genomic window of Monodelphis domestica isolate mMonDom1 chromosome 1, mMonDom1.pri, whole genome shotgun sequence includes the following:
- the LOC130456452 gene encoding LOW QUALITY PROTEIN: spermine synthase-like (The sequence of the model RefSeq protein was modified relative to this genomic sequence to represent the inferred CDS: inserted 2 bases in 1 codon), whose translation MRNLPPRPQILPPRPQIAKCTCQCSLTHTRALTQTHAHTHALTVAHAAEAAAASKQQQWPPPPDMALGSTSLWQWRDNTLDFQLCAKADGDAILKGLQSVFEEQAMTETIHTWEDHGYLATYINKNGSFASLRIYPHGLVLMDVQSYNNDLKGKEEIGNLLNKLEERMKELCQGNIGRLKRLPALVRGGKIDKYWPTADGCLVEYYIDEVVYDEDSPYQNIKILHLKQFGNILILSGDVNLAEXDLAYTQAIMGSGKEDYTDKELLILGSGDGGILYEIVKLKPKMVTMVEIDQMVIDRCKKYMCKTCGDVLDNLKGERYQVLIEDCIPVLKRYAKEGRMFDYVINDLITVPISTSPEEDSMWEFLRLILDLSMKVLKHDGKYFTQGNCINLTEALTFYKEQLSRLYCPVEFSKEIVCVPSYMELRVFYTVWMKTEF comes from the exons ATGAGGAACCTCCCTCCCCGGCCTCAAATCCTCCCTCCCCGGCCTCAAATAGCGAAGTGCACTTGCCAGTGCAGCCTAACACACACACGCGCACTCACACAGACACACGCGCATACACACGCACTCACGGTTGCACacgcagcagaagcagcagcagcaagcaAGCAGCAGCAGTGGCCGCCTCCACCAGACATGGCACTGGGCTCTACCTCATTATGGCAGTGGCGTGACAACACCCTCGACTTCCAGCTCTGTGCTAAAGCTGATGGAGATGCCATTCTTAAAGGTCTACAGTCTGTTTTTGAAGAGCAGGCAATGACAGAAACAATTCACACTTGGGAAGATCACGGATATTTAGCAACCTACATTAATAAAAATGGCAGTTTTGCCAGTCTAAGAATTTACCCACATGGATTGGTGTTGATGGATGTACAGAGTTACAACAAtgatttgaaaggaaaagaagaaattggcAATCTACTAAACAaactagaagaaagaatgaaagaactaTGTCAGGGCAATATTGGAAGGTTAAAACGATTGCCGGCTCTTGTACGAGGAGGCAAGATCGATAAGTATTGGCCTACAGCTGATGGATGCCTGGTGGAATATTACATAGATGAAGTTGTATATGATGAAGATTCACCTTATCAGAACATTAAAATTCTGCATTTGAAGCAGTTTGGAAATATCCTTATCCTCAGTGGGGATGTCAATTTGGCAGA TGATTTGGCTTATACACAAGCCATAATGGGCAGTGGGAAGGAAGATTACACTGACAAAGAATTGCTGATTCTGGGCAGTGGAGATGGGGGTATATTATATGAAATAGTCAAATTGAAACCAAAGATGGTCACTATGGTAGAGATTGACCAAATGGTGATTGACAGGTGTAAGAAATACATGTGTAAAACATGTGGAGATGTCTTAGACAATCTTAAAGGAGAGCGCTATCAGGTTCTAATAGAAGACTGTATTCCAGTACTGAAGAGGTATGCCAAAGAAGGGAGAATGTTTGATTATGTGATTAATGATCTGATAACTGTTCCAATCTCCACATCTCCAGAAGAAGATTCCATGTGGGAATTTCTCAGACTGATCCTTGACCTTTCAATGAAAGTATTGAAACATGATGGAAAATACTTTACACAGGGGAACTGTATCAATTTGACTGAAGCCTTGACTTTCTACAAAGAACAACTTAGCCGGCTTTATTGTCCTGTGGAATTCTCAAAGGAAATTGTATGTGTTCCCTCATACATGGAATTGCGGGTATTTTACACTGTTTGGATGAAAACTGAATTTTGA